GAAGAGCTGGGGTGAGGACTGTGACCTTCACCGCTCCTTCAGCACCGCCTGCATCTGCCTACGAACCTCGTCCCAAGGAACCCCCTCAACCAAACCCGCATCCCAATCCGCGAGCCGCTTCTCCACCTCAACGGCCCAGGCTGCTTCAATCTCCGGGTCGATGTCGAGGCTGGCGAGGAGACGCTCCGCTAGTCGCGCGCGCTCCTCTGGAGGAAGGAGAAGAGCGGCCGATTCTAGAGCTTGAGTCGTCTGGGACATTTC
Above is a window of Gemmatimonadota bacterium DNA encoding:
- a CDS encoding addiction module protein, translating into MSQTTQALESAALLLPPEERARLAERLLASLDIDPEIEAAWAVEVEKRLADWDAGLVEGVPWDEVRRQMQAVLKER